A part of Paenibacillus sp. 481 genomic DNA contains:
- a CDS encoding aminoglycoside 6-adenylyltransferase, with amino-acid sequence MRSEQEIIQLALRVAAQDERIRAVAMNGSRTNQNVPKDRFQDFDIVYLVTDVASFIRDPKWIDVFGERLMMQTPEAMSMFPAELGGRFAYLMQFTDGNRIDLMLIPVAETDEYCHEDKLTVILMDKDHSLPPIPAPTDEDYWVKRPSAEWFADCCNEFWWVSMYVAKGLWRKELLYAQDQLNQIVRPMLIKMLEWRVGIETDFSVSIGKSGKYIEKYVPEAIWNELLSTYANGSYADTWRALFAMGNLFRSTAAVVAEQLGYDYDRAEDERVTAYLRHVEQLPPTATQIY; translated from the coding sequence GTGCGGTCTGAACAGGAAATTATACAGCTGGCCTTACGAGTAGCCGCACAAGATGAGCGAATTCGGGCGGTCGCTATGAATGGTTCGCGCACGAATCAGAATGTCCCTAAGGATCGGTTTCAGGATTTTGACATTGTATATCTTGTCACCGATGTGGCGTCATTTATACGCGATCCGAAATGGATTGACGTGTTTGGTGAGCGTCTGATGATGCAGACGCCCGAAGCGATGTCGATGTTCCCAGCGGAATTAGGCGGAAGGTTCGCGTATCTGATGCAGTTCACAGACGGTAATCGAATCGATCTGATGCTAATTCCTGTCGCTGAAACAGATGAATACTGTCATGAGGACAAGCTCACGGTTATTTTAATGGACAAAGATCATAGCTTGCCTCCCATTCCAGCACCTACGGATGAGGACTATTGGGTAAAGAGGCCTTCCGCGGAATGGTTCGCGGATTGCTGCAATGAGTTCTGGTGGGTGTCTATGTATGTGGCAAAAGGGCTGTGGCGAAAGGAACTCCTCTACGCGCAGGACCAGCTGAACCAGATTGTAAGACCGATGCTCATTAAAATGCTGGAGTGGAGAGTCGGCATTGAAACTGATTTTTCCGTCAGTATCGGAAAATCCGGCAAATATATCGAGAAATATGTGCCGGAGGCTATTTGGAACGAACTGCTATCTACTTATGCTAATGGCAGCTATGCGGACACGTGGAGAGCCTTATTTGCAATGGGCAACCTGTTCCGCAGCACGGCCGCTGTTGTTGCGGAGCAACTTGGATATGATTACGATCGCGCTGAGGATGAGCGTGTCACGGCCTATTTACGGCATGTCGAGCAATTACCGCCAACGGCTACGCAGATTTATTAG
- the udk gene encoding uridine kinase yields MLIIGIAGGTGSGKTTVARSVIDRQGSEKVTFISQDNYYKDHSQLTMAERETINYDHPFAFDNGLLIENLKSLKAGETVYAPVYDFTVHARSTTDTVELKPNNIVIIEGLHVLSDENLRQMLDIKVFVDTDPDVRILRRVLRDIEERGRTIQSIHNQYLNSVKPMHEAFIEPSKKYADLIIPEGGHNEVGIQLLSILTEKYLTSDCDWVLDNNNNN; encoded by the coding sequence ATGCTAATTATAGGTATCGCCGGCGGCACCGGCTCCGGCAAGACAACGGTTGCTCGATCCGTCATAGACCGTCAAGGGTCAGAAAAAGTAACGTTCATATCGCAGGATAACTACTATAAGGATCATTCTCAGCTCACAATGGCTGAACGCGAAACGATCAATTATGATCATCCGTTTGCCTTTGACAATGGGCTGTTAATTGAGAACCTCAAAAGTCTCAAAGCAGGCGAAACGGTATACGCTCCTGTATACGATTTTACAGTTCATGCCCGTTCCACTACGGATACTGTAGAACTCAAGCCGAACAATATTGTCATTATCGAAGGACTGCACGTCTTGTCTGACGAAAATTTGCGCCAAATGCTCGACATCAAAGTATTCGTAGACACCGATCCCGATGTACGTATTCTGCGTCGTGTGCTGCGTGATATTGAAGAGCGCGGTCGGACAATACAGTCGATTCATAATCAATATTTGAATTCGGTAAAGCCGATGCACGAAGCATTTATCGAACCGTCCAAAAAATACGCTGACCTGATCATTCCTGAAGGTGGTCATAATGAGGTCGGCATTCAATTGCTGTCCATCTTGACTGAGAAATATTTGACGAGTGATTGCGATTGGGTATTGGACAACAATAACAACAATTAA
- a CDS encoding DMT family transporter has product MDNKALTQLTLAMIIFGSVGFFSSLTGLPAIELVFVRLICAAIFLFTAWMISGKFKTEVWDKKELLFIILCASANLLNWIFLFKSFEQISITIAISLYHLAPIFVLIVGSLLFKEKLTWLSMFAISLCFIGTVLIMGLGELSSSSLGWSGIVNSVLAAVFYAAVMLLGKSISKASVYATTCLQMTIGIVLLVPFVNFTAYTTLDSMQWFYAIFTGIVHTGIVYLLFFNSIRHLSTQIVSFMIFVDPAVAILLDIFLTDFRPDWLQWSGILLIFGGLFMTLKPAKSRSDMEDVVVVEKVEA; this is encoded by the coding sequence ATGGACAACAAAGCACTCACACAACTCACTCTAGCCATGATTATTTTTGGCTCTGTCGGCTTCTTTTCGAGTCTAACAGGGCTGCCCGCCATTGAACTCGTGTTTGTTCGCTTAATATGTGCAGCTATCTTTTTATTTACGGCTTGGATGATATCTGGAAAGTTTAAGACCGAGGTATGGGATAAGAAAGAACTGTTGTTCATTATCCTCTGTGCTAGCGCTAACTTGTTGAACTGGATATTTTTATTTAAATCGTTCGAGCAAATTTCCATCACGATAGCGATCTCACTCTATCATTTAGCACCGATATTTGTGCTTATTGTCGGCAGCCTCCTGTTTAAAGAAAAGCTCACATGGCTATCCATGTTCGCCATTAGCTTATGCTTTATTGGCACGGTGTTGATTATGGGATTGGGCGAATTAAGCTCATCTTCGTTGGGATGGAGCGGAATTGTAAATAGTGTGCTGGCCGCTGTCTTTTATGCCGCAGTGATGTTATTGGGCAAGAGTATAAGTAAGGCAAGCGTATATGCAACGACCTGTTTGCAAATGACGATCGGAATCGTGCTACTCGTTCCGTTCGTTAATTTCACCGCATATACCACACTTGATTCGATGCAGTGGTTTTATGCGATTTTCACGGGAATTGTGCATACAGGTATCGTGTATCTGCTGTTTTTTAATAGTATACGCCATCTGTCTACGCAAATCGTTTCGTTTATGATTTTTGTCGATCCAGCCGTAGCTATCTTACTGGATATCTTTTTGACCGATTTTCGTCCGGATTGGTTGCAATGGTCGGGCATTTTGCTTATTTTCGGTGGGTTGTTTATGACGCTTAAACCTGCGAAATCACGAAGTGATATGGAGGACGTTGTTGTCGTCGAAAAAGTGGAGGCGTAG
- a CDS encoding DUF4190 domain-containing protein: MEPDRSQQTSSHQYEDNQHSPSNKKQPKDRLGQAVVSMICGIFGLLLLILAWYETNIRTESYFYRGPDYTLGFIAASWFISIPGFILGVRARRSPKGRGMAIAGITLALISVGLMIASLVVTLWYKIKLSS; this comes from the coding sequence ATGGAACCAGACAGAAGTCAGCAAACATCATCCCATCAGTATGAAGACAATCAACATTCCCCATCTAATAAGAAGCAGCCAAAGGATAGATTAGGACAAGCCGTTGTCTCGATGATATGCGGTATTTTTGGGCTGTTACTCCTTATACTTGCTTGGTATGAAACCAACATTCGAACGGAGTCTTATTTTTATAGGGGACCAGATTATACGCTTGGTTTTATTGCCGCTTCTTGGTTCATTAGTATTCCTGGTTTTATTTTGGGGGTAAGGGCGAGACGTTCACCTAAAGGCAGAGGAATGGCCATTGCAGGGATAACGTTAGCTCTTATATCTGTTGGATTGATGATCGCTTCTCTAGTAGTTACTTTGTGGTATAAAATCAAACTATCATCTTGA
- a CDS encoding DUF4190 domain-containing protein, which produces MQRTTRPTQSQPRRSTPSSASRPDSDRKRSEDKRREQSREQSREQSRSPRPRERSREQSRDSLRDRERPGSGRPREMQSDRSQQTSSRQYEDNSSPSIEKGPKDRLGQAVVSMICGIFASLLFLIAFVQFIADALLSLDTGEFIAITFFFLSYIISIVGIILGIRARRSPRGRGMAIAGITLTAIPFGFGTIIVVIAVSRL; this is translated from the coding sequence ATGCAGCGAACAACAAGACCGACACAAAGTCAGCCTCGTAGATCAACTCCATCATCAGCGAGCAGGCCGGATTCAGATCGAAAAAGATCGGAAGATAAGCGAAGGGAACAATCAAGAGAGCAATCAAGAGAGCAATCAAGAAGCCCGAGGCCTAGAGAGCGCTCACGGGAACAGTCAAGAGATTCGTTAAGAGACCGAGAACGACCAGGTAGTGGTCGACCAAGGGAGATGCAATCAGACAGAAGTCAACAAACATCATCCCGTCAGTATGAAGACAATTCAAGTCCTTCGATTGAAAAAGGACCAAAGGATAGATTGGGACAAGCCGTTGTGTCGATGATATGTGGTATTTTCGCGAGTCTATTATTTCTGATAGCATTCGTACAATTTATCGCCGATGCGTTGCTATCTCTCGATACGGGAGAATTTATTGCAATTACTTTTTTCTTCTTGTCTTACATCATTAGTATTGTTGGTATCATTCTGGGGATAAGAGCGAGACGTTCACCTAGAGGTAGAGGGATGGCCATTGCTGGGATAACGCTAACTGCCATTCCGTTTGGCTTTGGGACGATAATAGTAGTAATAGCTGTAAGCAGGTTGTAG
- a CDS encoding DUF2087 domain-containing protein gives MQLDKVVNYHKALADPTRIKILILLADGELNGQVLAEKLSLTPATITHHAAKLREASLINERREKNTIYFSLNDYFIKNNATAAVNLIYRTTEGGAIDLDENRTRMKESVIRNFFTVDGKLKSVPAQLKKKLIVLEHLIGKLEMGRKYSEQEVNAFIKHVHADFATIRREFIMHQFMFRENEVYELNPPEMWAKWETL, from the coding sequence ATGCAATTAGACAAAGTGGTCAATTATCATAAGGCGCTTGCAGACCCTACCAGAATAAAAATATTAATTTTGCTTGCTGACGGAGAGTTGAATGGCCAAGTGCTGGCGGAGAAGCTGTCCTTAACACCTGCGACGATTACTCATCACGCGGCCAAGCTTCGGGAGGCGAGTCTAATCAATGAGCGCAGAGAGAAGAATACGATTTATTTTTCATTAAACGACTACTTTATCAAAAATAATGCCACTGCCGCGGTGAATTTAATTTACCGCACAACCGAAGGAGGAGCGATCGACTTGGATGAGAATCGTACGCGCATGAAGGAATCGGTTATTCGAAATTTCTTTACGGTCGATGGAAAATTGAAAAGTGTTCCGGCGCAGCTGAAGAAGAAGCTTATTGTATTGGAACATTTGATTGGGAAGCTGGAAATGGGAAGGAAGTATAGTGAGCAGGAAGTGAATGCGTTTATTAAACATGTTCACGCTGATTTTGCAACGATACGCAGGGAGTTTATTATGCACCAGTTCATGTTTAGGGAGAATGAGGTTTATGAATTGAACCCGCCGGAAATGTGGGCCAAATGGGAGACTCTGTAG
- a CDS encoding response regulator transcription factor has translation MKKILLIEDERNLARFIELELRHESFSVTVAYDGNSGLDLALKDEWDVILLDLMLPELDGIEVCRQIRVVKKTPIMMLTARDSIMDRVSGLDSGADDYIPKPFAIEELLARIRVVFRRQEELEELAAEQRSLLTFHELCVDLNARMVTKGGQIIDLTKREYELLVAFMKNTNRALSRETLLDTVWGFEAAVDTNVVDVYVRYLRNKIDNPDEASFIQTIRGVGYVMRK, from the coding sequence ATGAAAAAAATTCTACTCATTGAAGATGAGAGAAATTTAGCACGTTTTATTGAACTGGAGTTGCGGCATGAATCGTTCTCCGTCACCGTAGCTTATGATGGGAACAGTGGGCTCGACCTTGCATTGAAAGACGAGTGGGATGTCATTTTATTGGATCTTATGCTACCTGAATTGGATGGGATCGAGGTGTGTCGCCAAATACGCGTTGTCAAAAAAACGCCGATTATGATGCTAACCGCAAGAGACAGTATTATGGATCGGGTCTCGGGTCTAGATAGCGGCGCTGACGACTATATCCCGAAGCCGTTCGCGATTGAGGAATTGTTGGCGCGAATCAGAGTCGTCTTTAGACGCCAAGAGGAACTCGAGGAGCTGGCAGCAGAGCAGCGATCGCTCCTTACCTTTCATGAACTATGCGTTGATCTGAACGCGAGAATGGTCACCAAAGGCGGTCAAATCATCGATTTGACGAAGAGAGAGTACGAATTGCTCGTTGCGTTTATGAAAAATACGAACCGTGCGCTGTCCCGTGAAACGCTACTAGATACCGTGTGGGGGTTCGAAGCGGCGGTTGATACGAATGTAGTAGATGTATATGTTCGATATTTACGTAACAAAATCGATAACCCTGACGAGGCGAGCTTCATTCAGACGATTCGCGGCGTTGGCTATGTGATGAGAAAATGA
- a CDS encoding sensor histidine kinase, giving the protein MRRKITLPFSNIPIKWKLTIWSSLLLFLLLAAYNAVQYIAIEKWMVKQEKTTAQQDMREILNYFLEQEVAFQEEDYTQIRHFLEKMNQQNQLIRILDAKGNPIVVVTEDVSERWLAMIPIPEAQSAGTQYVTDNLLMTRSPLTIFHFNGSIEIVKNMEDFERLSSTIFNVMAIGCLGAILISGLGGRLLARQLLKPLQSMNETMTNIKQKGLHERVQFNDNQDEIATLMKMFNEMMDQVERSFQQQKQFVEDASHELRTPIAIVEGHLKLLQRWGKKDPAVLEESLQASVQELSRLNGLVQELLALTRAEKGHAETNVHLQQPDQAIHKLIKNVAVLHPTFHFEVELHSLADVSLAISETHLEQVLLILLDNAVKYSGASKTIQVRGSLLRDAVSIAIIDFGIGIPEQDLPYVKDRFYRVDKARSSAQGGHGLGLSIAARLVEKYNGAIAICSVEKQGTTVTVTFPLVARHSSPVVKRPF; this is encoded by the coding sequence ATGAGACGAAAAATAACGCTACCTTTTTCAAACATTCCAATCAAATGGAAATTAACGATTTGGTCTTCCCTGCTGCTTTTTCTGCTGCTGGCAGCCTATAACGCCGTTCAATACATCGCTATTGAAAAGTGGATGGTCAAGCAGGAAAAAACGACCGCCCAGCAAGATATGCGGGAAATTTTAAATTACTTTTTGGAACAAGAGGTGGCCTTTCAAGAGGAAGACTACACACAAATTCGGCATTTTCTCGAAAAAATGAATCAACAAAATCAGCTTATCCGCATTTTAGACGCGAAAGGAAATCCCATTGTCGTCGTTACCGAGGATGTGTCCGAGCGTTGGTTAGCCATGATCCCTATTCCCGAAGCACAGTCGGCTGGAACCCAATACGTAACAGATAATTTGTTAATGACGAGAAGTCCTTTGACTATTTTCCATTTTAATGGAAGCATTGAAATAGTGAAAAACATGGAGGATTTCGAACGGCTGAGCAGCACGATATTTAATGTTATGGCGATAGGCTGCTTGGGAGCTATTCTGATTAGTGGCTTGGGGGGCAGACTTCTGGCGCGACAGTTACTCAAACCTTTACAATCGATGAACGAAACGATGACGAATATTAAGCAAAAAGGGCTCCATGAACGGGTTCAATTTAACGATAATCAGGATGAGATCGCTACATTGATGAAAATGTTCAACGAAATGATGGATCAGGTAGAACGATCCTTTCAACAACAAAAGCAGTTCGTCGAGGACGCTTCACACGAATTGCGAACGCCGATCGCTATCGTCGAGGGTCATTTAAAACTGTTGCAGCGCTGGGGGAAAAAGGACCCCGCTGTATTAGAGGAGTCGCTGCAAGCTTCCGTTCAGGAGCTATCTCGTTTAAATGGGCTCGTGCAGGAACTATTGGCATTAACTCGCGCAGAAAAAGGACATGCTGAGACCAATGTCCACTTACAGCAGCCTGACCAAGCGATTCACAAGCTTATCAAAAATGTTGCCGTCCTTCATCCTACGTTCCATTTCGAAGTCGAGCTACATTCATTAGCAGACGTGTCGCTCGCCATCTCCGAAACACATTTGGAGCAGGTGTTACTCATTTTGCTGGACAATGCCGTTAAATATTCTGGCGCAAGTAAGACGATCCAAGTTAGAGGCTCCTTGCTCCGAGATGCTGTCTCTATTGCTATTATTGACTTTGGCATTGGAATACCGGAACAAGACCTTCCGTACGTCAAGGATCGCTTCTATCGTGTCGATAAAGCGCGCAGTTCTGCACAAGGTGGGCACGGTCTCGGTTTGTCGATCGCAGCACGACTTGTGGAGAAGTACAATGGAGCGATTGCGATCTGCAGCGTGGAGAAGCAAGGAACGACGGTAACCGTAACCTTCCCGCTCGTTGCTCGTCATTCATCACCCGTCGTGAAGCGACCATTTTAA
- a CDS encoding Fe(3+) ABC transporter substrate-binding protein: MRKKYSFGTLLVTLMALLVLAGCGSSPAETKTANPESPKKDAAATTDKEKVVNIFTARHYDSDSVMFDEFTKQTGIKINEIKGTAEELVERMKREGESTEADLFITVDGGVLNYAKQNGVLQPIQSEQVDKNVPKQLRDTENNWVGLATRARVIVYAKDRVKPEQLSTYEDLASDTWKGKVLARSSSSLYNQSLLASFVELNGEKAAEQWAQGIVNNFARQPEGGDRDQAKAIAAKVGDVAIMNTYYVGKMLHSKDAEEVKVGQNIGVFFPNQDTTGAHLNISGVGLTKHAKNKDNAIKLIEFLTGKEAQTMLTQGSYEFPVNEAADKPELLKQWGTFKTQQLDFAKLGEHNKKAVEILNKVGWK, encoded by the coding sequence ATGAGAAAAAAATATAGTTTTGGCACCCTGCTCGTCACGTTGATGGCATTGCTTGTCCTAGCAGGTTGCGGTTCAAGTCCAGCGGAAACGAAGACGGCAAACCCAGAATCACCGAAAAAAGATGCAGCTGCAACAACAGATAAAGAAAAAGTCGTGAACATCTTTACGGCACGACACTATGATTCAGACAGCGTGATGTTTGATGAATTCACGAAGCAAACTGGTATCAAAATCAATGAAATCAAAGGCACAGCTGAAGAATTGGTCGAGCGCATGAAGCGTGAAGGCGAAAGCACGGAAGCTGATTTGTTCATCACGGTAGACGGCGGCGTATTAAACTACGCGAAGCAGAACGGCGTACTTCAGCCTATCCAGTCCGAACAAGTTGATAAGAACGTTCCTAAACAATTGCGTGACACGGAAAATAACTGGGTAGGTCTCGCAACACGTGCTCGTGTTATCGTGTATGCAAAAGATCGCGTTAAGCCAGAGCAATTGTCCACATATGAAGATTTAGCTAGCGACACATGGAAGGGCAAAGTATTGGCGAGATCTTCTTCCAGCTTGTACAACCAGTCACTGCTCGCTTCTTTCGTTGAACTTAACGGAGAGAAAGCAGCCGAGCAATGGGCACAAGGCATCGTCAACAACTTTGCTCGCCAACCTGAAGGCGGCGACCGCGATCAAGCTAAAGCGATCGCAGCTAAAGTAGGCGATGTTGCGATTATGAACACATACTATGTCGGTAAAATGCTGCATTCCAAAGATGCAGAAGAAGTGAAAGTCGGGCAAAACATCGGTGTCTTCTTCCCGAATCAAGACACAACGGGTGCACACCTCAACATTAGCGGTGTGGGACTTACGAAACATGCGAAGAACAAAGACAATGCGATCAAGCTCATCGAGTTTTTGACGGGTAAAGAAGCACAAACGATGCTGACGCAAGGCAGCTACGAGTTCCCTGTTAACGAAGCAGCGGACAAGCCTGAATTGCTGAAGCAATGGGGTACTTTCAAAACGCAACAGCTTGATTTTGCGAAGCTCGGCGAGCATAACAAAAAAGCAGTTGAGATTCTCAACAAAGTAGGTTGGAAATAA
- a CDS encoding ABC transporter permease has product MSSVSVIVRNLKRHMNGWVALSVLGAFVALLPSLYIFIGLFQQPNDNWQHVKEYVLKDSVIQSLWLVLGTGTFTVVIGVTLAWLVAAYDFPLRRFFNWAFVLPLAIPPYIAAYTYGSMLSYTGSIQTFMRNTLGSTPNQSYFDIMSMKGAIFIFTLFLFPYVYLITKTFLEQQSSAFIENARLLGKNSLHIFFKIVLPLSQVAIIGGASLVAFEVLNDFGVTKHFGISSFTTAIFKTWFGMYDVETAIRLAAWLMSIIIGLFVVERLLRKRKRYNSPTSKMNPLKRRKLRGFPAYAALFLSILIFSLSFLIPVVQLIIWATWTYQDVLNAKFAELVANTLSVSILSIVVLMLFAVIAANVSRASRRSTFTLILTKLLAMGYSIPGAVLSIGVLAVFISLDSQLSGLYLWLGWGTNKLVLSMSLIMLMFAYVIRFLAVGFNAVEAGFEKIGTRYSEASRLLGMGMTRTFFKVDLPLIKGALLTGCILVFMEIVKELPLTLLLRPFNFETLATKTYQYASDEQIHQAAVPSLFIIAVGMLSVFVYHWLGEKHSK; this is encoded by the coding sequence ATGTCTTCTGTTTCCGTGATTGTACGAAACTTGAAACGACATATGAACGGATGGGTGGCGCTAAGTGTGCTGGGGGCCTTTGTGGCTCTTCTCCCATCCCTTTATATTTTTATTGGGCTTTTTCAACAGCCGAACGATAACTGGCAGCATGTGAAGGAATATGTGCTGAAAGATTCCGTCATTCAATCGCTATGGCTCGTATTAGGCACAGGCACGTTCACTGTTGTAATTGGCGTTACGCTAGCATGGCTAGTAGCCGCATACGACTTCCCTTTACGCCGCTTCTTTAATTGGGCGTTTGTACTGCCCTTGGCTATTCCGCCTTATATCGCGGCCTATACGTACGGTTCGATGCTTAGCTATACAGGAAGCATTCAAACTTTTATGCGCAACACACTCGGATCGACTCCGAATCAAAGTTATTTTGATATCATGTCCATGAAGGGTGCTATTTTTATATTTACCCTATTTTTGTTTCCTTACGTGTATTTGATCACGAAGACGTTTCTAGAACAACAGAGCTCCGCATTTATCGAAAATGCAAGGCTGCTCGGTAAAAATTCGCTGCACATTTTTTTCAAAATCGTGCTGCCTCTCTCGCAAGTTGCAATTATTGGAGGCGCAAGTCTCGTTGCTTTTGAAGTGTTAAACGATTTTGGCGTTACGAAGCATTTTGGGATTTCCTCTTTCACGACTGCCATATTTAAGACGTGGTTTGGCATGTATGATGTAGAGACCGCCATACGCTTGGCTGCATGGTTGATGAGTATTATTATCGGATTGTTCGTCGTCGAAAGACTGCTGCGCAAACGCAAACGGTACAACTCTCCAACTAGCAAAATGAATCCGCTTAAACGGAGAAAACTGCGCGGATTCCCTGCGTATGCAGCACTGTTTTTGAGTATACTTATTTTTTCATTATCCTTTTTAATTCCTGTGGTGCAATTGATCATCTGGGCAACGTGGACGTATCAAGATGTCTTAAACGCCAAGTTTGCGGAACTCGTAGCCAATACGTTATCGGTGTCCATCCTATCGATAGTGGTGCTGATGCTGTTTGCCGTTATCGCAGCCAACGTAAGTCGCGCCTCGCGGCGCTCTACGTTTACGCTTATTTTAACGAAATTATTGGCGATGGGATATTCCATCCCTGGTGCGGTACTATCCATCGGCGTGCTTGCCGTGTTCATCTCTCTAGATAGCCAACTGAGTGGGCTATACCTATGGCTGGGATGGGGCACCAACAAGCTAGTGCTCAGTATGTCGCTCATTATGCTTATGTTCGCTTACGTGATTCGCTTCCTTGCGGTGGGCTTTAACGCTGTGGAAGCTGGATTCGAGAAGATTGGCACTCGCTACTCTGAGGCCTCTCGCCTGCTCGGCATGGGGATGACGCGCACCTTTTTCAAAGTAGATTTGCCGCTGATTAAAGGTGCCCTGCTCACGGGTTGTATTCTCGTGTTTATGGAAATTGTGAAGGAATTGCCGCTTACGCTTCTGTTGCGGCCCTTTAATTTCGAAACGTTGGCGACGAAAACGTATCAATACGCCAGTGATGAGCAAATCCATCAGGCAGCTGTGCCTTCGTTATTCATTATCGCAGTCGGTATGTTATCGGTCTTTGTCTATCATTGGTTAGGAGAGAAGCATTCAAAATGA
- a CDS encoding ABC transporter ATP-binding protein — MTFIEISNLSFAYEHGTATAVRDFSLHMDKGEVVGILGQSGCGKSTLLRLIAGLEAPDSGSIIIAGNTLVDERCFVHPEQRGVGMIFQDYALFPHLTVEQNILFGLHRLGKKERIARLNEMLALIELRDFGKRYPHELSGGQQQRVAFARALAPQPNILLMDEPFSNLDADLKQKIRHDLKHMLRAANITSILVTHDKEDAEAICDRTVHMSNAR, encoded by the coding sequence ATGACTTTTATTGAGATATCGAACCTTTCATTCGCCTATGAACATGGAACTGCAACTGCGGTACGAGATTTCTCCTTACACATGGATAAAGGAGAAGTTGTCGGCATACTCGGGCAAAGCGGATGCGGGAAGAGCACCCTGCTACGGTTAATCGCTGGCTTGGAAGCCCCCGATTCGGGAAGTATCATCATTGCTGGAAACACGCTGGTCGATGAGCGTTGCTTTGTTCATCCAGAGCAGCGCGGAGTGGGCATGATTTTTCAGGATTATGCGCTGTTTCCTCATTTGACGGTGGAGCAAAATATTTTATTCGGCCTTCATCGGCTTGGAAAAAAAGAACGAATCGCACGCCTAAATGAAATGCTTGCGTTGATAGAGCTGCGGGATTTCGGCAAAAGGTATCCCCATGAGCTTAGCGGTGGGCAGCAGCAGCGCGTGGCATTTGCTCGCGCGTTGGCTCCCCAGCCGAATATCTTATTGATGGATGAGCCGTTCAGCAATTTGGATGCCGATCTGAAGCAGAAGATTCGGCATGATTTAAAGCACATGTTACGCGCAGCCAACATAACGTCCATTTTGGTCACGCATGACAAAGAGGATGCGGAGGCCATCTGTGATCGAACGGTGCATATGTCGAATGCGCGATGA